In Proteus vulgaris, one DNA window encodes the following:
- a CDS encoding ShlB/FhaC/HecB family hemolysin secretion/activation protein, with product MKKIILFLKSWLFFSLFNIPISSADTSEKTTEIFNQQQQHNQSQQEALYQQLIPEVPNIYFDISQYEKIEHKTEEKLCFQIEHIEITNAEVIPHWVNLSRFKTEFIGQCLGIKGINTVVTRMQNRLLMHGWITTRIVVPEQDISRGTLYLTIVPGIIRNVKFTDDSDKYALLYTSMPAHKKQLLDLRDIEQGLENLQRLPVVSAEMEIKPGKNAGESDIVIKRKQSRFWHTSLWINDAGSPATGRYQGGLMLALDNPLALSDLFYLSTERDLDFAGNKNNQNIMAHYSVPFGYWLFDINASKYDYSQTVAGHIKDILYSGESESINAGVSYTLFRNQKSKTTLRYAIQAKVLRNYVDNTEIEIQRRRVSHWLINLSHRQYFSFATFDASINYQKGTRWFGSVAAYEEQYRDNYYATDKAGILTWRAELDIPMSIAQQQFKYQVSYRKQMTHDALTPIDQFAIGNRWTIRGFDGERTLSVNEGWYLQNTLSWQYPKSEQFFYFGADYGELKINANNPRLLGKHLAGGVVGIKGSLFSSTIKYDSFIGTPLSKPDGFKTDHVNLGFSINFNY from the coding sequence ATGAAAAAAATTATACTCTTTTTAAAATCATGGTTATTTTTTTCGCTATTTAATATTCCCATATCTTCAGCTGATACTTCTGAGAAAACGACTGAAATATTTAATCAGCAACAACAACATAATCAAAGTCAACAAGAAGCGCTTTATCAACAATTAATACCTGAAGTACCTAATATATATTTTGATATTAGCCAATATGAAAAAATAGAGCATAAAACAGAAGAAAAGCTTTGTTTCCAAATAGAACATATTGAAATAACCAATGCAGAAGTTATTCCTCATTGGGTTAATTTATCTCGTTTTAAAACAGAATTTATAGGGCAATGTTTGGGTATAAAAGGAATAAATACCGTCGTCACTCGAATGCAAAATCGTCTATTAATGCATGGGTGGATCACCACACGTATTGTTGTACCTGAACAAGATATTAGTCGTGGAACATTATATTTAACAATAGTTCCGGGGATTATTCGTAATGTTAAATTTACTGATGACTCTGATAAATACGCCTTGTTGTATACCAGTATGCCTGCGCATAAAAAACAGTTACTCGATTTACGAGATATTGAACAAGGGCTAGAAAACCTACAGCGATTGCCGGTTGTGAGTGCTGAAATGGAAATTAAACCAGGGAAAAATGCAGGGGAAAGCGATATTGTGATAAAACGAAAACAATCTCGTTTCTGGCATACTTCATTATGGATCAATGATGCCGGATCGCCTGCAACAGGGCGTTATCAAGGTGGCTTAATGTTAGCACTAGATAATCCTTTAGCGCTGAGTGATTTGTTCTATTTATCAACAGAACGTGATTTAGACTTCGCTGGGAATAAAAATAATCAAAATATTATGGCGCATTACTCTGTGCCTTTTGGGTATTGGCTATTTGATATTAACGCTTCTAAATATGATTATTCCCAAACAGTTGCAGGTCATATCAAAGATATTCTCTATTCAGGTGAAAGTGAGAGCATTAATGCGGGTGTGTCATACACTCTTTTTCGTAATCAGAAAAGTAAAACGACCTTACGTTATGCTATCCAAGCTAAAGTTTTACGCAATTATGTTGATAATACTGAAATTGAAATTCAGCGGCGAAGGGTTAGTCACTGGTTAATTAACTTATCTCACCGCCAATATTTTAGTTTTGCGACCTTTGATGCCAGCATTAATTATCAAAAAGGAACACGCTGGTTTGGTTCAGTCGCAGCGTATGAAGAACAATATCGTGATAATTATTATGCAACAGATAAAGCCGGTATTTTAACATGGCGTGCTGAATTAGATATTCCAATGTCTATTGCTCAGCAGCAATTTAAATACCAAGTAAGTTATCGTAAACAAATGACGCACGATGCATTAACGCCCATTGATCAGTTTGCAATCGGAAATCGTTGGACTATTCGTGGATTTGATGGTGAAAGAACACTGAGCGTTAATGAAGGTTGGTATTTACAAAATACATTAAGTTGGCAATACCCTAAATCAGAGCAATTTTTTTATTTTGGTGCTGATTACGGTGAACTAAAAATCAATGCGAATAATCCTCGATTATTAGGTAAACATCTTGCGGGTGGTGTCGTGGGTATAAAAGGCTCGTTATTTTCATCCACAATAAAATATGATTCGTTTATTGGTACGCCATTATCTAAACCAGACGGATTTAAAACGGATCATGTTAATTTAGGATTTAGTATTAACTTTAATTATTAA